Proteins from a genomic interval of Symmachiella macrocystis:
- a CDS encoding universal stress protein, which produces MINLKRILVATDFSEHSNVAVKYATALAQAFDSEVILCHVVEAPDLISQIPPTGEGYFPPNFQEQQREAAEKECAKIIADSGIKNGRSLIVEGSAFFEVIRAAKAEDVDLVIVGTHGRGAIAHVLLGSVAEKIVRKAPCPVLTVREGEHEFVMP; this is translated from the coding sequence ATGATTAACCTCAAACGTATTCTCGTGGCGACTGACTTTAGCGAACACTCAAATGTCGCCGTCAAGTACGCCACCGCATTAGCGCAGGCTTTTGATAGCGAAGTGATTCTGTGCCACGTCGTCGAAGCGCCCGATTTGATTTCGCAAATCCCGCCAACCGGCGAAGGCTATTTTCCGCCAAACTTCCAAGAACAACAACGGGAAGCGGCAGAGAAAGAATGCGCCAAAATCATTGCTGACTCTGGCATCAAAAACGGCCGGTCGCTGATTGTGGAAGGGAGCGCCTTTTTTGAGGTGATCCGAGCTGCCAAAGCCGAAGACGTGGATTTGGTCATTGTCGGGACGCACGGTCGCGGCGCGATCGCGCACGTGCTACTTGGTTCGGTGGCGGAAAAAATCGTCCGCAAAGCCCCTTGCCCGGTCTTGACCGTCCGCGAGGGAGAACACGAGTTCGTCATGCCCTGA
- a CDS encoding Nramp family divalent metal transporter produces MSETPQFSADDVTELDTGKRKVPKDQMPGVANMPAWNVGELIDAPKFGWRQWTLLLGPGLLMGGSAIGGGEWLMGPLVTAKYGGSLLWLATLSILGQVIYNLEISRYTLYTGEPIFTGKFRMVPGPTFWVFIYLLLDFGSVFPYLAANAATPLAAVILGHIPDPENVVYERHLLKYLGYGIFLAAMIPLIFGGKIYNSLKALMTFKIITVLGFLVVLGMFYSHTATWVDIFGGFVKFGNVPIRRGEDLNHNGKLDPGEDWDHDGRLDVKEPMLKPLLDSDGDGKPDATDIYETGQPDNMVTIQQGDETVYWPDLDKDGQPDKTVLLDTNNDDVPDTEFPLDADQDGQLDKFVDIDGPNKDGHVTRDGDNVANIFTTLYRGEPMPDIDWSMIAFLSALVAISGSGGLSNTPVSNYTRDQGWGMGHLVGAIPSVVGGQDLELSHEGTVFVVNEESLPRWKRWYKHILRDQLVVWMPACFFGLALPSMLSVQFLPRGAVIDDQWTAAGMTAGAVQDAVGGTLGQLAWFMTLFCGFLVLAPSMATSADGVIRRWVDVFWTSSPRLHKVEPKHIRYVYFAVLAVYATFGMTMLSLGKPVTLLLIATTIFNFALGFSCWHTLWLNLVLLPQQIRPGWFARITLFLSGCFFWTVATISATITLQKFGLL; encoded by the coding sequence ATGTCCGAGACGCCGCAATTCTCCGCCGATGACGTGACTGAACTCGATACCGGTAAAAGAAAAGTTCCCAAAGACCAAATGCCGGGCGTCGCCAACATGCCGGCCTGGAATGTGGGGGAATTGATCGACGCCCCCAAATTTGGTTGGAGGCAGTGGACGTTGTTGCTCGGACCGGGCTTACTGATGGGTGGGTCGGCGATCGGCGGCGGCGAGTGGCTGATGGGGCCTTTGGTAACCGCGAAATATGGCGGCAGCCTGTTGTGGTTAGCGACGCTCAGTATCCTGGGGCAAGTGATCTACAACTTGGAGATCAGCCGTTACACGCTCTATACCGGCGAGCCGATCTTCACCGGCAAATTCCGCATGGTCCCCGGCCCCACATTTTGGGTCTTCATCTATCTGCTGCTCGATTTTGGATCTGTGTTTCCCTATCTGGCGGCCAACGCAGCGACACCTTTAGCGGCCGTCATTCTGGGGCATATTCCCGATCCCGAAAACGTGGTCTATGAACGGCATCTGCTCAAGTACTTGGGTTATGGGATTTTTCTGGCTGCCATGATTCCGTTGATCTTTGGCGGAAAGATCTACAACTCGCTCAAAGCGCTTATGACGTTCAAGATTATTACCGTCTTGGGCTTTTTGGTTGTCTTGGGCATGTTCTATTCCCACACCGCCACCTGGGTCGACATCTTTGGCGGCTTTGTCAAATTCGGCAACGTCCCCATCCGTCGCGGTGAGGATCTCAACCACAATGGAAAACTGGACCCCGGCGAGGACTGGGACCACGACGGGCGACTCGACGTCAAGGAACCGATGCTCAAACCGTTGTTGGATTCCGATGGTGATGGAAAACCGGATGCGACGGATATCTACGAAACCGGCCAACCCGACAATATGGTGACCATCCAACAAGGGGACGAAACGGTCTATTGGCCCGACTTGGACAAGGATGGCCAACCGGATAAGACGGTGTTGCTCGACACCAACAACGACGACGTGCCGGACACAGAATTTCCGCTCGATGCGGATCAAGACGGACAATTGGACAAATTTGTTGATATCGACGGTCCCAACAAAGATGGCCACGTGACCCGCGACGGCGACAATGTCGCCAACATTTTCACCACGCTGTATCGCGGCGAACCAATGCCCGATATCGACTGGTCGATGATCGCGTTTCTGTCGGCGTTGGTGGCGATATCCGGCTCGGGAGGACTGTCCAACACTCCGGTCAGCAATTACACCCGCGACCAAGGTTGGGGCATGGGGCACCTTGTCGGAGCCATTCCCAGCGTTGTCGGCGGCCAGGATCTGGAACTCTCGCACGAGGGAACCGTCTTTGTCGTCAACGAGGAAAGCCTGCCCCGCTGGAAGCGTTGGTACAAACACATTCTCCGCGACCAACTCGTCGTCTGGATGCCGGCTTGCTTCTTTGGGTTGGCGCTGCCCAGTATGCTCTCGGTACAATTTTTACCGCGAGGCGCCGTCATCGACGACCAATGGACGGCCGCCGGTATGACCGCCGGAGCTGTGCAGGATGCGGTGGGCGGCACGCTGGGGCAATTGGCTTGGTTCATGACGCTGTTCTGCGGATTTCTCGTGTTAGCACCCAGTATGGCCACCTCGGCGGATGGCGTGATTCGCCGCTGGGTCGATGTCTTCTGGACATCCAGTCCGCGACTTCACAAAGTCGAGCCCAAACATATCCGTTACGTCTATTTTGCCGTACTTGCGGTGTATGCGACGTTCGGAATGACCATGTTATCGCTCGGCAAACCGGTCACGCTCTTGTTGATCGCGACGACGATTTTCAACTTCGCTTTGGGATTCAGTTGTTGGCACACCTTGTGGCTGAACTTGGTGCTGTTGCCGCAACAAATCCGCCCCGGTTGGTTCGCCCGCATCACGTTGTTCTTGTCGGGCTGTTTCTTCTGGACGGTCGCCACCATCTCCGCCACGATCACCCTACAAAAGTTTGGCTTGTTGTAG